Proteins encoded in a region of the Paenibacillus sp. W2I17 genome:
- a CDS encoding carbohydrate ABC transporter permease, protein MRKKDGKWFYIFISPWLIGFLGLTLGPILFSIYMSFTNWDLFQSPEFIGIDNYKTLLTDDPIFWKSVGNTFFYALISIPLGMSISLWIAYYLNKKIKGITFFRILFYLPSVVPVVASSLLFIHLLAPTEGLINQALAIFGIQGPAWLLDPNWVKPALILMSLWGVGGGVVLLLAGMKGIPQELYEAAAIDGAKSTQSFFHITFPMLTPVIFFNLVTGMIGALQTFAQVFIVTAGGPDNSSQMVVPYLFQNAFQFYKMGYASAIAWVLFIIIMALTLVVFRSSALWVHYEEGKANE, encoded by the coding sequence GTGAGAAAAAAGGACGGGAAATGGTTCTACATCTTCATCTCGCCTTGGCTGATCGGGTTTCTGGGGCTGACCCTGGGTCCGATCCTGTTTTCCATCTATATGAGCTTCACGAATTGGGATCTGTTCCAGTCCCCTGAATTCATCGGTATCGACAATTACAAAACGTTACTGACCGATGATCCGATCTTCTGGAAATCCGTCGGCAATACATTCTTCTATGCACTGATATCCATTCCACTGGGCATGTCGATCTCGCTCTGGATTGCATATTACCTGAACAAAAAAATCAAAGGGATCACCTTCTTCCGTATTCTGTTCTATCTGCCGTCGGTTGTTCCGGTGGTTGCGAGTTCATTGCTCTTCATCCACTTGCTTGCGCCAACTGAAGGATTGATCAACCAGGCACTTGCGATCTTCGGTATTCAGGGTCCTGCCTGGCTTCTTGATCCCAACTGGGTTAAGCCTGCATTGATTCTCATGTCCTTATGGGGTGTGGGTGGTGGCGTGGTATTGCTGCTTGCAGGGATGAAAGGCATTCCACAGGAACTGTACGAGGCCGCTGCCATCGATGGGGCGAAAAGTACACAATCGTTCTTCCATATTACATTCCCTATGCTGACTCCCGTCATCTTCTTCAATCTCGTGACTGGCATGATTGGGGCGCTCCAGACCTTCGCGCAGGTATTCATCGTTACTGCCGGGGGACCTGACAATTCAAGTCAGATGGTTGTTCCCTACTTGTTCCAGAATGCGTTCCAATTCTACAAAATGGGATATGCATCGGCGATTGCCTGGGTACTATTCATCATCATCATGGCGTTGACACTCGTTGTATTCCGTTCATCGGCGCTATGGGTGCACTACGAGGAGGGAAAAGCCAATGAGTAA
- a CDS encoding carbohydrate ABC transporter permease, whose protein sequence is MSNPSTVEKTISYIFLILVGVLLASPFLYMISIALASDATTVKSAFTFVPMEFQWSNFYTIFTNNNLGTYLKNSVIITVFTIVGSVLSASIVSYGFARIKAKGSRFLFIVLLSTMMIPGEVTMVPQFIIFRHLDWINTFYPLIVPSFFAGAFNVFLIRQFVMSIPKSLDEAAMIDGMGHPGIYWKIIMPLTYPILAAIAIFSFSYNWGNFMGPLIYINDPEKMPLALGVQLLTTVGGGQMPPWNLVMIASLFLTIPMVLVYLFGQRYVYEANISGGSSGIK, encoded by the coding sequence ATGAGTAATCCATCGACTGTGGAGAAGACGATATCCTATATTTTTCTGATTCTGGTCGGGGTGCTGCTTGCTTCGCCTTTCCTGTACATGATCTCCATTGCACTGGCAAGTGACGCAACAACCGTCAAATCAGCCTTTACCTTCGTTCCAATGGAGTTCCAATGGTCGAACTTTTATACGATTTTTACGAATAACAATCTTGGCACGTATCTCAAAAACTCGGTCATCATTACCGTCTTTACGATTGTCGGATCGGTATTATCAGCTTCGATCGTATCCTACGGCTTTGCCCGCATCAAGGCAAAAGGCAGCCGTTTCCTGTTTATTGTGTTGCTCAGTACGATGATGATTCCGGGTGAGGTGACGATGGTACCGCAGTTCATCATCTTCCGTCATCTGGACTGGATTAATACATTTTACCCGCTGATCGTACCGAGCTTCTTCGCCGGAGCGTTCAACGTATTCCTGATTCGGCAGTTTGTCATGAGTATTCCCAAATCACTGGATGAAGCCGCCATGATCGATGGTATGGGGCACCCGGGAATCTACTGGAAGATCATCATGCCACTGACTTATCCGATACTTGCTGCTATTGCGATCTTCTCATTCTCCTATAACTGGGGGAACTTCATGGGGCCGCTCATCTATATCAATGATCCGGAGAAAATGCCGCTGGCACTCGGAGTGCAGCTGTTGACTACGGTAGGTGGCGGGCAGATGCCGCCATGGAACCTTGTGATGATCGCTTCCCTGTTCCTCACTATTCCGATGGTGCTGGTATATCTGTTCGGACAACGTTATGTCTATGAAGCCAACATTAGCGGCGGAAGCAGCGGAATCAAGTAA
- a CDS encoding glycoside hydrolase: MAHKEQRSRGKRNYILMGVALIALLAGGGIVINHFANESSKTLVFQEEPVRLKLDQSYDHFEGWGTSLAWWANDLGGWKDQAKVSEVMDLVFDPEKGLGLNIVRYNIGGEENPEMKALRPGGDVPGFQPEPGEWDWDADAGQRAVLQGSMERGVNIAEAFSNSPPYWMTISGSVTGAVDGSNNLRDDQYDAFADYLTEVVKHYRDEWGITFRTLNPLNEPSSDWWKKGNMQEGSHFTNEKQAEIIKKVAASLKSKGLDGTVISAADDNSIDETVFNFNLYDQDALDVIQQINTHSYNGSKMEELRTLAERHGKKLWMSEYGTGGSEPHSHEDMTSVQELAERIMFDLKIMQPSAWVYWQAVEDEGANNNWGFIHANFNGEEQYEMTKQYYGMAQFTKFIRPGATIIPTDDGRTLAAYDAEGQRLVLVIRNELSAGTTAFELEGYTYGKSATAQVYQTSPDRNMEQLEDIPVYANGLEVPTADNSITTVVLEGVTLQGN, translated from the coding sequence ATGGCGCATAAAGAACAACGCAGCAGAGGCAAACGGAACTATATCCTCATGGGTGTAGCCCTGATTGCCCTGCTGGCAGGAGGAGGAATTGTTATCAATCATTTTGCCAATGAATCATCCAAAACACTTGTATTCCAAGAGGAACCGGTACGTCTGAAGCTGGATCAGTCCTATGATCATTTTGAAGGTTGGGGTACGTCACTTGCCTGGTGGGCCAACGATCTTGGCGGTTGGAAGGATCAGGCGAAGGTTAGTGAAGTGATGGATCTGGTCTTTGACCCGGAGAAAGGATTAGGTCTTAACATCGTTCGTTACAATATCGGCGGTGAGGAAAATCCGGAGATGAAAGCTCTTCGTCCCGGCGGGGATGTACCTGGCTTCCAGCCTGAACCTGGAGAGTGGGACTGGGATGCTGATGCAGGTCAGCGTGCTGTATTACAAGGCTCGATGGAGCGTGGCGTGAACATTGCCGAAGCATTCTCCAATTCACCACCTTACTGGATGACGATCAGTGGATCCGTTACCGGAGCTGTGGATGGCAGCAATAATCTGCGTGACGATCAGTATGATGCGTTTGCCGATTATCTGACCGAAGTTGTGAAGCATTATCGGGACGAGTGGGGGATCACCTTCCGCACGCTGAATCCGCTTAATGAACCTTCCTCCGACTGGTGGAAGAAGGGCAATATGCAGGAAGGCAGTCATTTTACGAATGAGAAACAGGCCGAGATTATCAAGAAAGTTGCTGCATCGTTGAAGAGCAAAGGACTGGATGGAACCGTCATTAGTGCCGCGGACGATAACAGCATTGATGAGACGGTGTTTAATTTCAACCTCTATGATCAGGACGCGCTGGACGTAATCCAGCAGATCAATACCCACTCCTATAATGGTAGCAAAATGGAAGAGCTGCGCACGCTGGCAGAACGCCATGGCAAAAAACTGTGGATGTCCGAGTACGGAACCGGCGGCAGCGAGCCGCACAGTCATGAGGATATGACCTCGGTGCAGGAGTTGGCGGAGCGGATCATGTTTGATCTGAAAATCATGCAGCCATCCGCCTGGGTATACTGGCAGGCCGTTGAAGATGAAGGGGCCAATAACAATTGGGGCTTCATTCATGCCAATTTCAACGGAGAAGAGCAATATGAGATGACCAAACAGTATTATGGCATGGCCCAGTTCACGAAGTTCATTCGTCCTGGCGCGACAATTATTCCAACCGATGATGGACGCACGCTGGCTGCTTATGACGCGGAAGGTCAGAGATTGGTGCTGGTGATTCGTAATGAATTGTCAGCGGGAACAACGGCGTTTGAACTGGAAGGGTATACGTATGGAAAATCAGCCACCGCGCAGGTGTATCAGACTTCACCGGATCGGAACATGGAACAGCTTGAAGACATTCCGGTGTATGCCAACGGACTGGAAGTACCTACGGCCGACAACTCCATTACAACGGTTGTACTGGAAGGCGTGACCTTGCAGGGGAACTGA
- a CDS encoding beta-galactosidase produces MTEKASLLLQEQEKNIARAENGVQSELTYDARSFFLNGERVFLNSATIHYFRMPKEEWHEVLLKAKLAGMNCIDTYFAWNVHEPEEGQWSFEGDNDCGAFLDLCAELGMWVIARPGPFICAEWDFGGFPYWLGTKDGVKFRENNETYLHYVNLYFDQLVPIIREHQLSAGGTVILVQVENEYGYLMDDAAASDHMNTLRDGLLQRGIDATLITCVGGAEGTIEGANFWSGADGHYEKLRVKQPDTPKMVTEFWTGWFENWGGPSAIQKTAPLLERRIMEILRSGYTGISHYMFYGGTNFGGYGGRTMGSSDIFMITSYDYDAPLNEYGRVTPKYAVTKNLSYFVHAFGALLMETEEIPEEQIVVRHPEGISVRGRQADNQKIWFLESRKDERETMHITLEEGRTLPVSLNPGQIVPLLDRVQVAEHVYLTAGTMITGNEMINGELTLFIVADTGQRSVVELEAGALYVTGSTVQVLVEHDSARNVYRFDLFHFQEPGMIQLEANGTPIRFVILDQETMNRTWRLEATDQKGLRYVIGFDDVDVLPSGQVKGMITNPDRTITLLGDWTDGERTFTGHEFLVSQESIAGIQQQLPWTSPIAPTLSDSPELSRVTLTAKQRPASGQPEDFSRYGQDFGYLLYECDFESPTEGITNLILPDIQDTARIIVNGVQQALVRQVGAAGVQLQVAKGKNTLQILVQHMGRLNFSPYLGESKGLAGAVYLDGKVQDIRRDWRMESGLVHLDEVNSLQESPLLSRSFTLDGMDRAILVGALSKGLCINGIEVPMEGYQDWFAFQTLDISLYIKAGETNTLEMPYSRSSLNRLELITYPSQGELKDWRMAGTDALLPQQWESYEVGQESIHPGAQGSIQRAGQPGIAAGGNCTANLVPHTTNGSVNRATLSEKSHPVSHHTPVRGSYGQPVWYRWRFAKPAVSEHHKVNLLLRLTGMSKGTIHLNGHHLGRYWQIGPQEDYKIPVAWLLEENELLLFDEEGRTPERVRFLLDALSRYPWVVVE; encoded by the coding sequence TTGACAGAGAAAGCATCCCTTTTGCTGCAGGAACAGGAGAAGAACATCGCCAGGGCTGAGAACGGTGTTCAATCTGAATTAACATACGATGCACGCAGCTTTTTCCTAAACGGAGAGCGTGTATTTCTGAACAGTGCCACGATCCATTATTTCCGTATGCCGAAGGAGGAATGGCATGAGGTTCTGCTGAAGGCGAAGCTGGCAGGCATGAATTGCATCGACACCTACTTTGCGTGGAATGTGCATGAACCGGAAGAAGGACAGTGGTCCTTTGAAGGGGACAACGATTGCGGCGCGTTTCTGGATTTGTGCGCAGAATTGGGCATGTGGGTTATCGCGCGTCCGGGTCCGTTTATCTGTGCAGAATGGGATTTTGGCGGTTTCCCATACTGGCTTGGTACGAAGGACGGCGTGAAATTCCGGGAAAATAATGAGACGTATCTGCACTATGTGAATTTGTATTTTGACCAGCTTGTGCCGATTATTCGGGAGCACCAGTTATCAGCTGGGGGTACGGTCATTCTTGTGCAGGTGGAGAATGAATACGGGTATCTGATGGATGACGCTGCTGCAAGTGACCATATGAATACGCTGAGAGATGGATTGTTGCAACGTGGCATTGACGCTACGCTGATCACTTGCGTTGGCGGGGCGGAAGGCACGATTGAAGGGGCTAATTTCTGGTCAGGTGCTGACGGGCATTATGAGAAACTTCGAGTCAAACAGCCGGACACCCCGAAGATGGTCACGGAATTCTGGACCGGATGGTTCGAGAATTGGGGAGGGCCTTCGGCCATTCAGAAGACAGCGCCTTTGCTGGAGAGACGTATCATGGAGATTCTGCGTTCCGGGTATACCGGAATCAGTCACTACATGTTCTATGGTGGCACGAACTTTGGTGGATATGGCGGCAGAACGATGGGTAGCAGTGATATCTTCATGATTACGTCCTATGACTATGATGCACCCCTGAACGAATATGGACGGGTGACACCGAAATATGCAGTAACCAAGAATTTGTCCTATTTCGTCCATGCATTCGGGGCTCTTCTGATGGAAACAGAGGAAATTCCAGAAGAACAGATCGTTGTACGTCATCCTGAAGGCATATCTGTACGAGGCAGACAGGCTGACAACCAAAAGATTTGGTTCTTGGAGAGTCGCAAGGATGAACGGGAGACGATGCACATTACGCTGGAGGAAGGCCGTACTCTTCCCGTATCGCTGAATCCAGGACAGATTGTTCCGTTGCTGGATCGAGTACAGGTTGCTGAACACGTATACCTGACTGCGGGTACGATGATTACGGGCAATGAAATGATAAACGGAGAATTGACCCTGTTCATCGTGGCCGATACGGGACAGCGTTCAGTTGTTGAACTGGAAGCCGGGGCACTATACGTCACGGGCAGTACGGTGCAAGTGCTGGTTGAACATGATTCAGCCAGGAACGTATACCGCTTCGATCTGTTCCATTTCCAAGAGCCGGGAATGATCCAACTGGAAGCAAACGGTACACCGATCCGTTTCGTCATTCTGGATCAAGAGACGATGAATCGAACATGGCGATTGGAAGCAACAGATCAGAAGGGACTACGTTATGTGATTGGGTTTGATGACGTGGACGTATTGCCATCTGGTCAGGTCAAGGGTATGATCACTAATCCGGATCGCACAATTACGCTGCTTGGTGACTGGACCGATGGAGAAAGGACGTTCACAGGTCACGAGTTTCTCGTCAGTCAGGAGTCCATCGCTGGAATACAGCAGCAGCTTCCATGGACATCGCCAATTGCACCGACGTTATCTGATTCTCCCGAATTGTCACGTGTTACGTTAACTGCGAAGCAGCGTCCGGCCAGTGGACAACCGGAAGACTTTTCCCGGTATGGACAAGATTTTGGTTATTTATTGTACGAATGTGATTTCGAGAGTCCAACCGAAGGGATCACTAACCTCATTTTGCCGGATATCCAGGATACTGCCAGAATCATTGTTAATGGTGTTCAGCAGGCATTAGTGCGTCAGGTGGGTGCCGCTGGAGTACAGTTGCAGGTGGCCAAAGGGAAGAATACACTTCAGATTCTGGTGCAGCATATGGGCAGATTGAACTTCTCCCCGTATTTGGGTGAGAGCAAAGGTCTGGCTGGTGCTGTGTATCTGGATGGCAAGGTTCAGGATATTCGTCGGGATTGGCGTATGGAGAGTGGACTTGTGCATCTCGATGAGGTGAACTCTCTCCAAGAATCTCCACTGCTGAGCAGAAGCTTTACTCTGGATGGCATGGATCGGGCGATTCTTGTGGGTGCCTTGAGCAAAGGTCTTTGTATTAATGGCATCGAAGTTCCGATGGAAGGATATCAGGATTGGTTTGCCTTCCAGACGTTAGACATATCCTTGTATATCAAGGCCGGAGAGACGAATACACTGGAAATGCCGTATAGCCGCTCTTCGCTGAATCGACTGGAACTGATCACATATCCGAGTCAGGGAGAACTGAAGGATTGGCGTATGGCAGGGACGGATGCATTGCTTCCGCAACAATGGGAGAGCTACGAGGTAGGACAGGAATCGATCCATCCTGGAGCACAGGGGTCAATCCAGCGTGCAGGACAGCCTGGCATCGCCGCAGGTGGCAATTGTACTGCCAATCTGGTTCCCCACACCACGAATGGATCGGTTAATCGTGCTACATTGAGTGAGAAGTCTCACCCTGTATCCCATCATACTCCAGTCCGAGGATCGTATGGTCAGCCGGTCTGGTACCGCTGGCGTTTCGCGAAGCCTGCGGTTTCGGAGCATCATAAAGTGAACCTGTTGCTTCGCCTGACCGGGATGAGCAAAGGAACGATTCATCTGAACGGACATCATCTGGGCCGTTACTGGCAGATTGGTCCGCAAGAGGATTACAAGATTCCAGTAGCCTGGCTACTGGAAGAGAATGAATTACTTTTGTTCGATGAAGAAGGCAGAACACCAGAACGGGTACGATTCCTGTTGGATGCATTATCCCGTTATCCGTGGGTTGTGGTGGAATAG
- a CDS encoding glycoside hydrolase family 43 protein → MLTKKEEGIGAGKSNGFKAGKILLLGTLLLLTMLFPNTARAATSVYTISAFTNTSESNMYIYESYNATHYGLLKGPAYTPPADLIRDPSIMKHTDGLYYVVYTTNWSGNTIGIASSPDKVNWTFVRNITLSTPTTIAHTWAPEWFKDSNGSLNIIVSLSPGNYQNFKPYVLTASGSNLTSTSWSAPTELAGIAPNYIDTFIVKTGSTYHAFTKNETTKYIEYATSNSLTGPYTFKGTGDWAGWGSWVEGPALVQLDNGSWRIYFDGYATQKYYYSDSADNFQTWGAKQEIAGLTGLVRHMTVLKESGQPGDIRKLESFNVPGSFIRHYNYQARIDANVSPEEDAQFRIVPGLSNATGISFESMNYPGYFLRNNNGSIKLVKNDGSTTFRNDATFKRVNGLANASWTSYASFSNPNLYLRHYNNVLKLEAVVTALDKSDATFREVAQ, encoded by the coding sequence ATGTTGACGAAGAAGGAAGAGGGAATAGGAGCAGGAAAGTCCAATGGTTTCAAGGCCGGAAAGATTCTGCTGCTTGGAACATTACTTCTATTAACGATGTTATTCCCCAATACAGCCAGAGCAGCGACAAGTGTATATACGATATCAGCCTTTACGAACACAAGTGAGTCCAATATGTATATCTACGAATCCTATAATGCGACCCACTATGGTTTGCTAAAAGGGCCAGCCTATACACCTCCGGCCGATCTGATCCGCGATCCCAGCATCATGAAGCACACAGATGGTCTATATTACGTTGTCTACACCACGAACTGGTCGGGTAACACCATCGGCATTGCCTCCAGCCCGGATAAGGTAAACTGGACATTTGTCCGTAACATTACATTATCCACACCTACCACAATTGCACACACCTGGGCACCAGAATGGTTCAAAGACAGCAACGGCAGTCTGAACATTATCGTGTCCCTCTCACCAGGCAACTATCAGAATTTCAAACCTTATGTACTCACAGCTTCAGGTAGCAATCTAACATCTACCTCATGGTCTGCACCTACTGAACTGGCAGGCATTGCTCCCAATTATATCGACACTTTTATCGTGAAGACAGGCTCAACCTATCATGCTTTTACCAAGAACGAGACCACCAAATACATTGAATATGCGACATCCAACTCGCTAACGGGTCCTTATACCTTTAAAGGCACAGGGGATTGGGCAGGTTGGGGTTCTTGGGTGGAAGGTCCGGCGCTTGTTCAGTTGGATAATGGTTCATGGCGAATCTACTTTGACGGCTATGCAACACAAAAATATTATTACAGCGACTCTGCTGACAACTTCCAGACTTGGGGTGCCAAACAAGAGATTGCAGGTCTTACCGGACTCGTCCGGCATATGACCGTATTGAAAGAGTCCGGGCAACCGGGAGATATCCGCAAGCTGGAGTCATTCAATGTACCGGGCAGCTTCATTCGTCACTATAACTATCAAGCACGGATTGATGCCAATGTCAGTCCGGAGGAGGATGCACAATTCCGTATCGTTCCCGGGCTGTCGAATGCAACAGGCATTTCGTTTGAGTCCATGAATTATCCGGGTTATTTCCTGCGCAATAATAATGGCAGCATCAAACTCGTGAAAAATGACGGCAGCACTACGTTCCGAAATGACGCCACGTTCAAACGTGTAAATGGACTTGCTAACGCTAGTTGGACATCGTATGCCTCGTTTAGTAACCCGAACCTGTATCTGAGACATTATAATAATGTGCTGAAACTGGAAGCTGTCGTTACCGCACTCGATAAGTCAGACGCGACTTTCCGCGAGGTTGCACAATAA
- a CDS encoding RICIN domain-containing protein yields MKWLKRMSSLLLAGSLLTGSLGLGTEVSAAGAYTAVADPSKQYQTMEGWGTSLAWWGKVVGEYSNRDEYVEKMFNANTGLGLNILRYNIGGGDNPSSNILEYRKAVPGYQPSPGVYDWNADANQRYMLQAAKAQGVNVIEAFANSAPYWMTISGNVSGSANGGNNLKPDYYDDFADYLTEVVKHFRDNWGITFDSVTPLNEPISTWWKQGNDQEGMHFDRADQNTILSQVQASLNAKGLSTKLSAPEEYSIDDTNVSFNSYSNAVKSAITQINTHTYGGSNRTALRNIATSAGKHLWTSEYGDGDASGLTMSRTILKDIRNMGASGWVYWQAVDSAEGWGFFKNVLNNTQTTSYTVNQKYYVMGNYSKFIRPGYKIIGMSDANTLAAYDAASGKVVLVTTNSESTDTTVTYDLSRFTNTGTSAQVYRTSSTEKLQQLTNISVQNKTFTATAKANSVTTYVISGATYNGGTGYESGALYKLINRNSGLALDVNGASSTGGATIIQWNDNGAANQQWKLESAGNGYYNIRNVGSGLLLDVNSGSTQGGAALIQWQDNGGNNQQWLPIDVGGYVVLANRNSGLTVDINQGSLTAGASTIQWADNGGANQQWSLVKVN; encoded by the coding sequence ATGAAGTGGTTAAAACGAATGAGCTCGCTGCTGCTTGCAGGAAGTCTGCTAACAGGCAGTTTGGGACTGGGAACAGAGGTATCTGCTGCGGGAGCCTACACGGCTGTTGCCGATCCATCGAAGCAATATCAGACGATGGAAGGATGGGGGACATCCCTCGCGTGGTGGGGCAAAGTGGTTGGAGAATATTCCAATCGGGATGAGTATGTGGAGAAAATGTTCAACGCGAATACCGGACTGGGGCTGAATATCCTGCGGTACAACATTGGAGGCGGGGATAATCCATCGTCCAATATCCTTGAATATCGCAAAGCCGTTCCTGGTTACCAGCCTTCTCCCGGCGTGTATGACTGGAATGCAGATGCAAACCAACGATATATGCTGCAAGCTGCCAAAGCTCAAGGCGTGAATGTCATCGAAGCTTTTGCGAATTCCGCACCTTACTGGATGACAATCAGTGGTAATGTGTCCGGTTCGGCCAATGGTGGTAACAACCTCAAGCCCGATTACTACGATGATTTTGCCGATTACTTAACCGAGGTTGTGAAGCATTTTCGGGATAACTGGGGGATCACATTTGATAGCGTAACTCCGCTGAATGAACCAATCTCGACGTGGTGGAAGCAGGGCAATGACCAGGAGGGCATGCACTTTGACCGGGCGGATCAGAACACGATTCTGAGTCAGGTACAAGCTTCGTTGAATGCAAAGGGCCTGTCCACAAAGCTGAGCGCACCGGAAGAATACAGTATCGATGATACGAATGTGTCGTTCAACAGCTACAGCAATGCCGTTAAATCAGCGATCACTCAGATCAACACCCATACGTATGGCGGAAGCAATCGTACTGCTTTGCGCAACATAGCGACGTCTGCGGGCAAACATCTGTGGACCTCGGAATATGGAGACGGAGATGCAAGCGGACTTACGATGTCACGGACCATCCTCAAGGATATTCGCAATATGGGCGCAAGTGGATGGGTGTATTGGCAAGCCGTGGATAGTGCAGAAGGATGGGGATTCTTCAAGAACGTGTTGAACAATACACAAACGACCAGTTACACCGTGAACCAAAAATATTATGTCATGGGCAACTACAGCAAATTTATTCGTCCTGGATACAAGATTATCGGCATGAGTGATGCCAATACCCTTGCAGCCTATGATGCAGCTTCCGGCAAAGTTGTGCTGGTTACAACCAATTCGGAATCGACGGATACAACGGTAACCTATGATCTCAGTCGTTTTACTAACACAGGCACGTCTGCTCAAGTATACCGGACTTCTTCAACAGAGAAGTTGCAGCAACTGACCAATATTTCGGTGCAAAACAAAACCTTTACCGCTACGGCCAAGGCCAATTCGGTCACAACCTACGTCATTTCCGGTGCAACTTACAATGGCGGTACAGGATATGAATCCGGGGCCCTCTACAAATTAATCAATCGCAACAGTGGACTTGCACTTGATGTTAACGGTGCTTCTTCTACGGGTGGGGCAACAATCATTCAGTGGAATGATAATGGAGCAGCCAACCAGCAATGGAAGCTGGAGTCGGCAGGTAACGGATATTACAACATTCGCAATGTGGGCAGTGGGCTTTTGCTGGATGTGAATTCGGGTTCTACACAAGGCGGAGCCGCTCTGATTCAGTGGCAGGATAACGGGGGCAACAATCAGCAATGGCTGCCAATTGATGTGGGAGGATATGTGGTACTTGCGAATCGAAACAGTGGCCTGACGGTTGACATCAATCAAGGTTCTCTGACCGCAGGTGCCTCCACGATTCAGTGGGCCGACAATGGCGGAGCCAATCAGCAATGGAGCCTCGTCAAAGTTAATTAG
- the solA gene encoding N-methyl-L-tryptophan oxidase — MTQSYDVIIVGAGSMGMSAGYYLSRSGCKTLLIDAFDPPHTEGSHHGDSRLMRHVYSGGPDYIAMALLAQKLWHELEETTGDQLFIPSGVINVVDPDIHSFHNRLSHADDAGIRYETLHAAEVMKRWPGITVPEHYEGMYEPDAGYLYSEPSIRAFRKAAETHGATLLTHTLVEHIEYGPHSVAVQTSGGETYHANQIILSAGAWFQTLKPFVDLPIQAVRKTVGWFDAPEALYGEAHFPGFTLAGKEGTYYGFPSIGGSGLKMGRHDTGQVWTPGSTMAPFGTEETDEGDLRRLLELHMPQAAGELKRGSVCKYEFTSDEDFIIDRHPAHERVWLAGGFSGHGFKFASAIGQILSDLVQTGHTDQDISRFALSRFR, encoded by the coding sequence ATCACACAATCATATGACGTTATTATCGTTGGAGCCGGCTCCATGGGTATGAGTGCAGGTTATTATCTATCGCGCAGTGGATGCAAAACTTTACTAATTGATGCCTTTGATCCTCCGCATACGGAAGGAAGTCATCACGGGGATAGCAGACTGATGCGCCATGTGTACAGTGGTGGGCCTGACTATATTGCCATGGCATTACTTGCACAGAAGTTATGGCACGAGCTGGAGGAAACGACCGGAGACCAACTATTTATTCCTTCCGGTGTAATAAATGTGGTTGATCCGGATATTCATTCCTTCCACAACCGATTGAGCCATGCAGATGATGCAGGCATTCGGTATGAAACATTGCACGCAGCCGAGGTGATGAAACGCTGGCCAGGTATTACAGTACCTGAACATTACGAGGGCATGTATGAGCCTGATGCGGGTTATCTGTATAGTGAACCCTCTATTCGTGCCTTCCGCAAAGCAGCCGAGACTCACGGTGCCACCTTGTTAACGCACACGCTTGTGGAGCATATCGAATACGGACCACATTCCGTTGCAGTTCAGACTTCAGGTGGTGAGACATACCACGCGAATCAAATCATCCTGAGCGCTGGCGCCTGGTTTCAGACATTAAAACCTTTCGTGGATCTCCCCATTCAGGCAGTGCGTAAAACGGTTGGATGGTTTGATGCACCAGAAGCTTTGTACGGCGAGGCACACTTCCCCGGTTTTACACTGGCGGGAAAAGAAGGTACATATTATGGATTTCCAAGCATTGGCGGATCAGGTCTGAAGATGGGTCGTCATGATACGGGTCAGGTGTGGACACCAGGAAGTACAATGGCTCCTTTTGGTACGGAAGAAACGGACGAGGGGGATCTGCGCAGGCTGCTCGAACTTCATATGCCTCAGGCAGCTGGAGAATTGAAACGTGGTAGTGTGTGCAAGTATGAATTCACTTCGGATGAAGATTTTATTATCGACCGACACCCTGCCCATGAACGTGTGTGGCTCGCAGGCGGTTTCTCCGGTCATGGCTTCAAGTTTGCAAGTGCCATTGGGCAGATTCTATCCGACTTGGTGCAAACGGGGCACACGGATCAGGATATTAGCAGGTTCGCCCTATCCCGTTTTCGTTAA